The following coding sequences are from one Calothrix sp. PCC 6303 window:
- a CDS encoding GMC family oxidoreductase translates to MLENLEFDYIVVGSGAGGGPLAANLASSGYKVLLLEAGGDPLRDEQGKERERYTYSVPAFHARSTEDEDLRWDFFVKHYSNEEQQRRDLKYDKQYQGILYPRAGTLGGCTAHNAMITVYPHNSDWDKIASITGDSSWRSENMRKYFERLERCEYIDRPINPNENPTRHGFDGWLTTNRADFKLLTGDWQLLSVIIKAALTTFQEKRKNPLSLVYNLFDRFFDNLKTFFRGRNEDSLDFVDELLDPNDWEVAQKSSEGVFFIPLAINGGKRNGTREYIRKVESQFPDRLIIKTHAFVTQVLFGDSNTAIGVEYLEGKHIYRADPKADTENNPQTIRRVYIKREVILSGGAFNTPQLLKLSGIGPKEELSELGIEVRVDLPGVGANLQDRYEVGVVSQMNEDFPILENCTFKEPQPGEEITDSCLLQWKATKSGVYATNGAVVGIIKKSHEQRKDPDLFIFGLPAFFKGYFLKYSEEISKAQNIFTWAILKAHTNNTAGTVTLKTADPRDVPVINFRYFDEGNDVKQEDLQSVVKGVEFVRRITNKSKLFTKAELLPGKIIDEPEEIKQFVKDEAWGHHACGTCKIGRKEDRMAVLDSNFRVYGTQNLRVVDASVFPYIPGFFIVTAIYMVSEKASDVIIKHAQGN, encoded by the coding sequence ATGTTAGAAAATCTAGAATTTGATTATATCGTTGTTGGTTCCGGTGCTGGGGGTGGTCCTTTAGCAGCAAATTTAGCTTCTTCAGGTTATAAAGTTTTGCTATTAGAAGCAGGTGGAGACCCCTTGCGCGACGAACAGGGCAAAGAACGCGAACGCTATACTTACTCAGTACCAGCTTTCCACGCTCGGTCAACAGAAGACGAGGATTTAAGGTGGGATTTCTTTGTCAAGCACTATTCTAATGAAGAACAACAACGCCGCGATTTAAAGTATGACAAACAATATCAAGGTATTTTATATCCCAGAGCCGGCACTCTTGGTGGATGTACTGCCCATAATGCAATGATTACAGTGTATCCCCACAACAGTGACTGGGATAAAATTGCCAGCATCACTGGCGACTCTTCATGGCGCAGCGAGAATATGCGAAAATATTTTGAGAGATTGGAACGCTGCGAGTATATTGACCGCCCAATTAATCCCAACGAAAACCCCACCCGTCACGGTTTTGATGGATGGCTAACGACTAATCGCGCCGATTTCAAGTTATTAACTGGCGATTGGCAGTTATTGAGTGTAATTATCAAGGCTGCTTTAACCACATTCCAAGAAAAGCGTAAAAATCCCTTAAGTCTGGTTTATAACTTATTCGATAGATTCTTTGATAATCTCAAAACTTTTTTCAGAGGTAGAAACGAAGACTCACTGGATTTTGTCGATGAACTTTTAGACCCTAATGATTGGGAAGTCGCGCAAAAAAGTTCTGAAGGTGTGTTTTTCATTCCCCTTGCTATCAACGGTGGTAAGCGCAACGGTACAAGAGAATATATCCGGAAAGTTGAAAGCCAGTTTCCTGACCGATTAATTATTAAAACCCATGCATTCGTTACCCAAGTCTTGTTTGGCGATAGCAATACTGCAATTGGCGTAGAGTACCTGGAGGGAAAACATATATACAGAGCTGACCCGAAAGCCGATACAGAAAATAACCCCCAAACGATACGCAGGGTATATATAAAAAGAGAAGTAATTCTTTCTGGTGGTGCTTTCAATACCCCTCAATTACTTAAACTATCTGGGATTGGACCGAAAGAAGAACTATCCGAATTAGGAATCGAAGTCCGCGTAGACCTCCCAGGAGTTGGTGCTAATTTGCAGGACCGCTATGAAGTTGGTGTGGTAAGTCAAATGAATGAAGATTTCCCTATCTTGGAAAATTGTACATTTAAAGAACCACAACCTGGTGAGGAAATAACTGACTCCTGTCTTCTCCAATGGAAAGCGACTAAATCTGGTGTGTACGCAACCAATGGAGCGGTAGTAGGTATTATTAAAAAGTCCCACGAACAGAGAAAAGACCCAGACTTGTTTATTTTTGGGTTGCCAGCATTCTTTAAAGGTTATTTTCTCAAATATTCAGAAGAAATTAGTAAAGCACAGAATATTTTTACTTGGGCGATTCTGAAAGCTCATACAAACAATACAGCAGGTACGGTAACTTTAAAAACAGCAGACCCTCGAGATGTCCCGGTAATTAATTTCCGTTACTTTGATGAAGGAAATGATGTCAAGCAAGAAGATTTGCAGTCTGTTGTTAAGGGAGTTGAGTTTGTCAGACGCATTACCAATAAAAGTAAGCTGTTTACAAAAGCCGAGTTACTACCTGGGAAAATTATTGACGAACCAGAGGAAATTAAGCAATTTGTAAAAGATGAAGCTTGGGGACACCACGCTTGCGGAACCTGTAAAATTGGACGCAAAGAAGACAGAATGGCTGTTTTGGATAGCAATTTTAGAGTATATGGAACGCAGAATTTGCGCGTAGTTGATGCGTCTGTTTTTCCTTATATTCCCGGCTTCTTTATTGTTACAGCTATTTACATGGTTAGTGAAAAAGCGAGTGATGTTATTATTAAGCACGCTCAAGGTAATTGA
- a CDS encoding transposase yields MALLSACKPQYSKLYFKTCNQDKLKFYVVRDDYGDFGYTLQLYVLKDGSLLVVATQTAPNKAITDYAHRWGIETLFGIFKTRGFCLESNHLQDSERLSKLIAILTLALCWAVLIGEWLHQNKPLMLKSTVVVVKVFFVMA; encoded by the coding sequence TTGGCTTTGTTATCTGCTTGCAAACCCCAGTACTCAAAACTGTATTTCAAGACTTGCAACCAGGACAAACTAAAGTTTTACGTCGTCAGAGACGATTATGGGGACTTTGGCTATACGTTGCAGCTTTACGTCTTGAAGGATGGTTCTTTACTTGTTGTCGCCACTCAAACTGCTCCAAATAAAGCGATCACAGATTATGCTCATCGTTGGGGTATTGAGACATTATTCGGTATTTTCAAGACAAGGGGTTTTTGCCTCGAATCTAACCATCTTCAAGATTCTGAGCGTTTGAGTAAACTGATTGCTATTTTAACTTTAGCCTTATGTTGGGCTGTTTTAATTGGGGAATGGTTACATCAAAATAAGCCTCTTATGCTTAAAAGCACGGTCGTCGTAGTAAAAGTATTTTTCGTTATGGCTTAG
- a CDS encoding AAA-like domain-containing protein: MKFFMPRSLRVKQNYLDKAKLALIRNGFPSQRSLAEDAGFALATVSNFLTGKPVDYVTFEELCQKLTLDWREIANLDFEVSSQTIDKNPKISELSDANQDTSPRYPNGSVPLASPFYLERAPLEEQVYQEIRKPGALVRIKAPREMGKTSLLMRILDSAKRQGYRTVSLNLEQVDQVILSDLNQFLRWLCANIARQLQLEAKLDEYWDEDLGSKISCTSYFEEYLLKSIETPLVLALDEVNQIFEHPQVAKDFLPLLRSWYEEAKTLPIWQKLRLIVVHSTEIYVPLQLNQSPFNVGLPIQLNAFSKEEVQQLAQRYKLDWSDGDEARQLMDMIGGHPSLVHTAIYHLSQREITLEHLLETAPTATGIYSHHLQHHLVILQERPELAKSLNCVMCTTEPVELEAIVAYKLSSMGLIKQLGNKVIPSCKLYRQFYVTTLMDTIGECNTFLSN; the protein is encoded by the coding sequence ATAAAATTCTTTATGCCCAGATCACTTAGAGTTAAGCAGAATTATCTTGACAAAGCCAAACTTGCACTTATACGTAACGGCTTTCCCAGCCAACGCTCTTTAGCTGAAGATGCAGGATTCGCTCTAGCTACAGTCAGCAACTTCCTGACTGGTAAGCCTGTTGACTATGTGACTTTTGAAGAACTTTGTCAGAAATTGACACTTGACTGGAGAGAAATTGCAAATCTGGATTTTGAGGTTTCATCCCAGACTATAGATAAAAATCCTAAAATTTCTGAGTTGAGTGATGCAAACCAGGATACCTCGCCCCGCTATCCCAATGGCTCAGTTCCTCTGGCTTCCCCTTTTTACCTAGAACGCGCTCCTCTTGAAGAGCAAGTTTATCAAGAAATAAGAAAACCAGGAGCCTTAGTACGGATTAAAGCACCCAGAGAGATGGGCAAAACTTCTCTGTTAATGAGAATTCTTGACTCTGCTAAACGCCAGGGCTACCGCACTGTCAGCTTGAACCTGGAGCAAGTTGATCAGGTTATTTTGAGTGATTTGAATCAATTTTTGCGTTGGCTGTGTGCCAACATTGCACGTCAGCTCCAGCTAGAAGCGAAGCTAGATGAATATTGGGATGAGGATCTGGGGAGCAAAATTAGCTGTACTTCCTACTTTGAAGAGTATCTACTAAAATCAATTGAGACTCCCCTCGTTTTGGCGTTAGATGAGGTAAATCAAATTTTTGAGCATCCTCAAGTGGCAAAAGATTTTTTACCCTTGTTGCGATCATGGTACGAAGAAGCCAAAACATTGCCGATTTGGCAAAAGCTCCGCTTGATTGTGGTTCACTCGACGGAGATTTACGTTCCCCTTCAACTTAACCAATCCCCTTTTAATGTAGGGCTGCCGATTCAGCTAAATGCTTTTAGTAAGGAGGAGGTGCAGCAGTTAGCTCAACGCTACAAACTTGACTGGTCAGATGGTGATGAAGCTAGGCAACTGATGGATATGATTGGGGGACATCCCTCACTAGTACACACTGCTATCTATCATCTTAGTCAAAGGGAGATAACTCTGGAGCATCTGCTGGAAACTGCCCCAACTGCCACCGGAATTTATTCTCATCACCTGCAACACCATTTGGTAATACTGCAAGAACGGCCGGAATTAGCCAAATCCCTTAATTGTGTCATGTGTACCACTGAGCCAGTAGAATTAGAGGCTATCGTGGCTTACAAGTTAAGCAGTATGGGGCTGATTAAACAGTTAGGAAATAAAGTAATACCAAGCTGTAAGTTGTATCGGCAGTTTTACGTGACAACCTTAATGGATACTATTGGCGAATGTAATACATTTTTGTCTAATTAA
- a CDS encoding patatin-like phospholipase family protein, with product MIYLTEVRAKNILEIKKDKKKFMQDKSPAFEIGLVMAGAVSAGAYSSGVIDFLIEALDNWYQEKQMQQQLHGEDYSQWEIPCHDVIIKAISGTSAGGITAAITAASLFDDITPVTQYPGEKPVNNKFYEAWVQKIDISEFLKTKDLADPKAQFLSVLDSSILDAIGKDVIHSVINNKSALKKRPYFADPLQVYMCVTNLRGVPYTISTQGADPGIKGHKMVLHADYMHFALGTNTEIVGNAIALNPDGSDASKWQLMVQSALASSAFPGALAARDLVRVSTEEYEKRLWKVPTSISTCQYYSYRSISPDISSVDTGSYQFLAVDGGSLNNEPIELVRSHLQVDEQHNSRDPQQAKWATVLIDPFPDDVAAVNPDTNLPSIMLRLFYALMANARFKPEELILAQDENIYSRFLISPVRESDRLKPLASGSLRAFGGFLHPSFRHHDYILGRRNCQKFLKEYFVLSASNPLFNSWSPTLKNNPKWQVFKQNKDESYFLPIIPLVGSAEKEIALPEWPRYPKEQLNSLEKQIKTRSQDIFSHLNNHLVNDWLLHNTLNLLWNFKQGMLIKRIRAYIEDELKKRGQL from the coding sequence TTGATTTATTTAACTGAAGTCCGAGCGAAGAACATACTTGAAATCAAAAAAGATAAAAAGAAATTTATGCAAGATAAATCTCCTGCTTTTGAAATTGGTTTAGTTATGGCTGGTGCAGTTTCTGCTGGTGCTTATAGCTCAGGTGTTATTGATTTTTTAATTGAGGCTCTTGATAATTGGTATCAAGAGAAACAAATGCAACAGCAACTGCACGGCGAGGATTATTCTCAATGGGAAATTCCTTGCCATGATGTTATTATCAAAGCTATTTCTGGAACTTCTGCTGGTGGAATTACCGCTGCTATAACTGCTGCTTCTTTGTTTGATGACATTACACCTGTTACCCAATATCCAGGGGAGAAACCTGTAAATAATAAGTTCTACGAGGCTTGGGTACAAAAAATTGATATTTCTGAATTCTTGAAGACTAAGGATTTAGCCGATCCTAAAGCTCAATTCTTATCAGTTTTAGACTCTAGCATTCTTGATGCTATTGGTAAGGATGTTATTCATAGTGTTATTAATAACAAAAGCGCATTAAAAAAACGACCTTATTTCGCTGACCCACTTCAAGTTTATATGTGTGTCACCAATCTGCGTGGTGTTCCTTATACAATATCAACACAAGGAGCAGACCCTGGTATTAAAGGGCATAAAATGGTTCTCCATGCAGATTACATGCATTTTGCTTTAGGGACAAATACTGAAATTGTTGGTAATGCAATCGCTCTCAATCCAGATGGTAGTGATGCAAGTAAATGGCAACTAATGGTTCAATCAGCTTTAGCCAGCAGTGCGTTCCCAGGTGCTTTAGCGGCTCGTGATTTAGTAAGAGTTAGTACTGAGGAATACGAAAAGCGCTTGTGGAAAGTACCTACTTCGATTTCAACGTGTCAATATTACTCATATCGCTCTATTAGCCCAGATATATCATCAGTCGATACAGGTTCTTACCAATTCCTTGCAGTTGATGGGGGTTCACTTAACAACGAACCAATAGAACTTGTACGCTCGCATTTACAAGTTGATGAACAGCATAACTCTCGAGATCCACAACAAGCAAAATGGGCTACTGTTTTAATCGATCCTTTCCCTGATGATGTAGCAGCTGTAAATCCTGACACTAATTTACCCAGTATCATGTTGCGGTTGTTCTACGCTCTCATGGCTAATGCTCGGTTCAAACCTGAAGAATTAATTTTAGCTCAAGATGAAAATATCTACAGCCGTTTTTTAATTAGCCCCGTTAGAGAAAGCGATCGCTTAAAACCGTTAGCTTCTGGTAGTCTGCGTGCTTTTGGTGGTTTCCTGCACCCGAGTTTTCGCCACCACGACTATATACTTGGCCGCCGTAATTGCCAAAAGTTCCTCAAAGAATATTTTGTTTTATCAGCCTCTAACCCGCTATTTAATTCCTGGTCCCCAACACTAAAGAATAATCCAAAATGGCAAGTTTTCAAACAGAATAAAGATGAATCTTACTTTTTGCCAATTATTCCTCTAGTTGGTTCAGCAGAAAAAGAAATTGCCCTACCAGAGTGGCCAAGATATCCAAAAGAACAACTTAATTCCCTAGAAAAACAAATAAAAACTCGCTCGCAGGATATTTTTTCTCACCTTAACAATCACTTAGTTAACGATTGGTTACTCCACAATACCTTGAATTTACTCTGGAATTTTAAGCAAGGAATGTTAATCAAAAGAATACGAGCTTATATCGAAGACGAGTTAAAAAAGCGCGGACAACTATAA
- a CDS encoding TOMM precursor leader peptide-binding protein: MLDKPQFNPYYSVATIEPEQVFLLSERETIWLSDQLSCSLAALIDSNLSIDEIIDTIQQSLLQDPKSFEEAATFFQEVLNVSIKAQYALYQMEQKGYLVKPDHSLPSHLKIFCYHLNITPTIAHQRLRSTRVAVKALGSVAASDLIAVLESLQIQVADKGDLTVVLTDDYLNPELDKFNQEALKSQSPWILVKPLGTIVWLGPLLDPKKTGCWECLAKRLRDNRPIEGFIQRNKPIYPSLAPPLGFLASTVQTALGMAATEVFKWIVQGENKQLESNLITYDTIALQTQNHGWVKRPQCSSCGEMVNGLTKNPLPLILEHRQKTFIVDGGHRVCSPQETLRKYQHHISPITGVVRELNKIPGNGLTHNYIAKHHFHSIFDDFNGLRQNLGGRSAGKGRTDSQARASGFCEAIERYSGVFQGDEIREKGSYQQIGHKAIHPNACMNFSQQQYQNREQWNSSYQGWFQKVPEPFDEEREIDWTPVWSLTNAEFKYLPTAYCYYGYQPDYKPDCWADSNGCAAGNTLEEAILQGFMELVERDAVALWWYNSLQKPQVHLDSFDEPYFQSLKQYYQTINRELWVLDITSDLNIPVFAAVSRRSDREVEDIVLGYGAHFDAKIAISRALTEVNQILPNVLLTQADGNTQYPPSADPLAIDWWTTATLKNQSYLVPDERVAAKIAVNYPQIASDNLLEDIQLCQQIVEKNGMEMLLLDQTRPDIGLRVAKVIVPGMRHWWSRLGAGRLYNIPVKMGWLKETLTEDELNPFPMWM, from the coding sequence ATGCTAGATAAACCACAGTTCAACCCCTATTATTCTGTTGCAACTATAGAACCCGAACAAGTATTTTTGTTATCAGAGAGGGAGACAATTTGGCTAAGTGATCAGCTTTCTTGTAGTTTAGCTGCTTTAATCGATAGCAATCTAAGTATTGATGAAATTATTGATACCATTCAACAGTCGCTACTGCAAGATCCAAAATCTTTTGAGGAAGCTGCTACCTTTTTTCAAGAAGTTCTCAATGTCAGTATTAAAGCCCAATATGCTTTGTACCAAATGGAACAAAAGGGTTATCTTGTCAAACCAGATCACTCTTTGCCATCGCATTTAAAGATTTTTTGTTATCATCTCAATATCACTCCCACCATAGCCCATCAACGATTGCGCTCAACTAGAGTAGCAGTAAAAGCATTAGGTTCGGTTGCTGCATCTGACTTGATTGCTGTGCTTGAGTCTCTCCAAATTCAAGTAGCAGACAAAGGTGATTTGACAGTAGTTTTAACCGATGATTATCTCAATCCTGAGCTAGATAAGTTCAATCAAGAAGCTTTAAAATCGCAATCTCCCTGGATATTAGTTAAACCATTGGGAACAATAGTCTGGCTCGGCCCTTTATTAGATCCTAAAAAAACTGGGTGTTGGGAATGTTTAGCCAAGCGTTTACGAGATAATAGACCAATTGAAGGATTTATTCAGAGAAACAAGCCCATTTATCCATCTTTAGCTCCTCCTTTAGGATTTTTGGCATCTACTGTACAAACTGCATTAGGAATGGCAGCCACAGAGGTGTTTAAATGGATTGTGCAAGGGGAAAATAAACAATTAGAAAGCAATCTAATCACTTACGATACGATCGCACTGCAAACTCAAAATCATGGCTGGGTGAAGCGTCCTCAATGTTCTAGTTGTGGAGAGATGGTAAATGGGTTAACCAAAAACCCTCTACCTCTTATTTTAGAACACCGCCAGAAAACCTTTATTGTCGATGGAGGACACCGTGTTTGTTCGCCACAAGAAACTCTCAGGAAATATCAACATCATATTAGCCCCATTACTGGGGTTGTGCGAGAACTGAATAAAATTCCTGGGAATGGATTAACTCATAACTACATTGCTAAACATCATTTTCACAGTATTTTTGACGATTTCAACGGCTTGCGCCAAAATTTAGGGGGAAGAAGCGCAGGGAAAGGTAGGACTGATTCCCAAGCTAGAGCTAGCGGTTTCTGTGAAGCGATCGAGCGATATTCTGGGGTGTTTCAAGGGGATGAAATTAGAGAAAAAGGCAGTTACCAACAAATAGGGCATAAAGCGATTCACCCCAATGCTTGCATGAACTTTAGTCAACAACAATATCAAAATAGAGAGCAGTGGAACAGTTCATATCAAGGCTGGTTTCAAAAGGTTCCAGAACCATTTGATGAGGAAAGAGAAATTGACTGGACTCCTGTTTGGTCTTTAACCAACGCGGAATTTAAGTATCTGCCAACGGCTTACTGTTATTATGGCTATCAACCGGATTATAAACCCGACTGTTGGGCTGATTCCAATGGGTGTGCCGCAGGTAATACTCTTGAAGAAGCTATTCTGCAAGGGTTTATGGAGTTAGTAGAGCGTGATGCTGTCGCCTTATGGTGGTATAACTCCCTGCAAAAGCCGCAAGTGCATTTAGATAGTTTCGACGAGCCTTATTTTCAAAGCCTGAAGCAATATTATCAAACTATTAATCGGGAACTTTGGGTTTTAGATATTACCAGCGATCTCAATATTCCAGTTTTTGCTGCTGTTAGTCGCAGAAGCGATCGCGAAGTAGAAGATATTGTTTTGGGTTATGGCGCTCATTTTGATGCCAAGATTGCTATTAGTCGGGCCTTAACGGAAGTTAACCAAATTTTGCCCAACGTTTTATTAACACAAGCCGATGGCAATACCCAATATCCTCCATCAGCCGATCCCTTGGCTATAGACTGGTGGACAACTGCGACTTTGAAAAATCAATCTTATCTAGTTCCCGATGAGCGAGTTGCTGCTAAAATCGCTGTGAATTATCCTCAAATCGCCAGTGATAATCTTTTAGAAGATATTCAGTTGTGTCAACAAATTGTTGAGAAAAACGGTATGGAAATGCTGCTTTTAGATCAAACTCGTCCTGATATTGGACTAAGAGTAGCTAAGGTAATTGTTCCGGGGATGAGGCACTGGTGGAGTCGGTTAGGTGCAGGGAGATTATATAATATTCCGGTCAAAATGGGTTGGTTGAAAGAAACCTTAACAGAAGATGAACTTAATCCTTTCCCGATGTGGATGTAA
- a CDS encoding peroxidase family protein, producing the protein MFGIPWHKLPTPLGLLKVVQFRGRLRKNNLQDTSQLADTTKLPETMKCPYHNYLKARTPDGSYNDLKHPEMGMVGTRFGRNIPLEDVKVDEANLLTPNPRTVSRMLLAREEFQPATILNLLAAAWIQFQTHDWFSHGNNQPDNKFQIPIDADDSWPQEHRPMEVSRTLEDPTRSGDTKNPATFINHCTHWWDGSQVYGNDKKTIEEVRSRVNGKMRLEEDGFLPLDPKLGIDKVGFPGAWWVGLSMLHTLFVKEHNTICDHLSKLYPEWKDDELFDHARLINAALMAKIHTVEWTPAILPHPVTDIALNANWWGILGQQVKDTVGHIGDSELLSGIIGSPTDHHAAPYYLTEEFVSVYRMHALIPDDFDFYSLKTRKLLHKKSFPEVAGSKTRAFMEEVQMSDLFYSFGISHPGAVRLHNYPKFLRQLTGELTGDPNGAFDLAAVDILRDRERGVPRYNRFRELIGRGKVKSFEEITSNKQWAKELREVYNNNIDSVDLMVGLYAEDIPEKFGFSDTAFRVFILMASRRLKSDRFFTKDYTAEVYTQFGLDWIDRNNLVTVLKRHHPELAPVLVNVTNGFKPWK; encoded by the coding sequence ATGTTTGGAATTCCTTGGCATAAGTTACCTACTCCCCTTGGATTATTAAAAGTAGTTCAATTTCGCGGTCGATTGCGTAAGAATAACCTTCAGGATACGTCGCAATTGGCGGATACTACTAAGCTACCTGAAACGATGAAGTGTCCTTATCATAATTATTTGAAGGCTCGCACTCCTGATGGTAGCTATAATGACCTCAAGCATCCAGAAATGGGGATGGTGGGAACTCGCTTTGGACGCAACATACCTTTGGAAGATGTCAAAGTTGATGAAGCAAATTTGCTAACGCCTAATCCTCGGACTGTTAGTCGGATGCTGTTGGCCAGAGAGGAATTTCAGCCTGCGACTATTCTCAATTTGCTTGCGGCTGCGTGGATTCAATTTCAAACGCATGACTGGTTTAGCCACGGTAATAACCAGCCAGATAACAAATTCCAGATTCCTATTGATGCGGATGATTCTTGGCCGCAAGAACACCGTCCAATGGAAGTGAGTAGAACTTTAGAAGACCCTACTCGTTCTGGAGATACTAAAAATCCTGCTACTTTTATTAACCACTGTACTCATTGGTGGGATGGTTCACAGGTTTACGGTAACGATAAGAAAACTATTGAAGAAGTTCGCTCCCGTGTCAATGGGAAGATGCGGTTAGAGGAAGACGGTTTTTTACCACTGGACCCAAAATTAGGAATTGACAAAGTAGGCTTTCCTGGTGCTTGGTGGGTAGGGTTAAGTATGCTGCATACCCTATTTGTTAAAGAACACAATACTATCTGTGACCATTTGAGCAAATTATATCCTGAGTGGAAGGATGATGAACTTTTTGACCATGCGCGGTTAATTAATGCTGCTTTGATGGCTAAAATTCATACAGTTGAATGGACTCCTGCTATTCTTCCCCATCCTGTGACTGATATTGCTTTAAATGCTAACTGGTGGGGAATATTAGGGCAACAAGTTAAAGACACTGTAGGACATATTGGTGATAGCGAGTTGCTGAGTGGAATCATCGGTTCGCCAACAGACCACCATGCTGCTCCTTATTATTTGACAGAAGAATTTGTGTCTGTATATCGGATGCACGCTTTAATTCCGGATGATTTCGATTTCTATTCGCTTAAAACCCGTAAATTACTCCATAAAAAATCTTTTCCTGAAGTCGCTGGTAGTAAAACTCGCGCTTTCATGGAAGAAGTTCAAATGTCCGATTTGTTTTACTCTTTTGGAATTTCCCACCCTGGGGCTGTTCGGTTACATAACTATCCCAAGTTTTTACGCCAACTGACCGGGGAACTCACGGGCGATCCAAATGGTGCTTTTGATTTGGCTGCTGTTGATATCCTACGCGATCGCGAACGAGGTGTTCCCCGTTATAATCGTTTCCGGGAGTTAATAGGTCGGGGTAAAGTTAAGAGTTTTGAGGAGATTACCAGTAATAAGCAATGGGCTAAGGAATTACGCGAAGTTTATAACAACAATATAGACAGTGTAGATCTAATGGTTGGTCTATATGCTGAGGATATCCCTGAGAAGTTTGGATTTAGCGATACTGCTTTCCGCGTGTTTATCCTTATGGCTTCTCGAAGACTAAAGAGCGACCGCTTCTTTACTAAGGATTATACGGCGGAGGTTTACACTCAGTTTGGTTTAGATTGGATTGATAGAAACAACTTAGTAACTGTTTTGAAACGTCACCATCCTGAATTAGCACCCGTTTTAGTTAATGTGACTAATGGTTTTAAGCCTTGGAAATAG
- a CDS encoding helix-turn-helix transcriptional regulator: MLNILINDASSETQNLLIKCLKKAGFEIMIAEKDFVKVHLIHEKFPIITESKTSNSQDFVFPSILKLHKVFEFIELNYHQSIRLKEVAQAVGYSSAYLTDLVRRLTGKTVNNWIIERRLASASSLLLETNDSVEEIALKIGYQNINHFYCQFRDYYKNTPRAWRETQRSHALL; this comes from the coding sequence ATGCTCAATATTTTAATAAATGATGCTAGTAGTGAAACCCAAAATCTATTAATTAAATGCTTAAAAAAAGCAGGTTTTGAGATAATGATAGCGGAGAAAGATTTTGTGAAGGTTCATCTCATCCATGAGAAATTCCCTATTATCACTGAGAGTAAAACATCAAATAGTCAAGACTTTGTATTTCCATCCATTCTAAAACTGCATAAGGTCTTTGAGTTCATTGAATTGAATTATCATCAAAGTATTAGACTAAAAGAAGTAGCTCAAGCAGTTGGTTATTCCTCAGCTTATTTAACCGACTTAGTGCGAAGACTTACCGGGAAAACTGTCAATAATTGGATTATTGAGCGCCGACTAGCATCTGCAAGCTCCTTACTTTTAGAAACTAATGATTCCGTTGAAGAGATTGCTTTAAAAATAGGCTATCAAAATATCAATCATTTCTACTGTCAGTTTCGTGATTACTATAAAAATACTCCCCGTGCTTGGAGAGAGACACAGCGTTCTCATGCATTGTTATAA